The following proteins are co-located in the Symphalangus syndactylus isolate Jambi chromosome 21, NHGRI_mSymSyn1-v2.1_pri, whole genome shotgun sequence genome:
- the CCDC80 gene encoding coiled-coil domain-containing protein 80 isoform X3, with translation MTSMHRKVDYTMTWRMGPRFTMLLAMWLVCGSEPHPHATIRGSHGGRKVPLVSPDSSRPARFLRHTGRSHGIERSTLEEPNLQPLQRRRSVPMLRLAHPTEPPAGSDIDRAPMRPEQRPATRSSPREMIRDEGSSARSRMLRFPSGSSSPNILASFAGKNRVWVISAPHASEGYYRLMMSLLKDDVYCELAERHIQQIVLFHQAGEEGGKVRRITSEGQIVEQPLDPSLIPKLMSFLKLEKGKFGMVLLKKTLQVEERYPYPVRLEAMYEVIDQGPIRRIEKIRQKGFVQKCKASGVEGQVVAEGKDGGGGAGRPSLGSEKKKEDPRRAQAPPTRESRVKVLRKLAATTPALPQPPSTPRATTLPPAPATTVTRSTSRAVTVAVRPMTTTAFPTTQRPWTPSPSHGPPTTTEVTTARGPSVSENLYPPSRKDPHRERPQTTRRPSKATSLESFTNAPPTTVSEPSARAAGPGRFRDNRMDRREHGHRDPNVVPGPPKPAKEKPPKKKAQDKILSNEYEEKYDLSRPTASQLEEELQVGNVPLKKAKESKKHEKLEKPEKEKKKKMKNENADKLLKSEKQMKKSEKKSKQEKEKSKKKKGGKTEQDGYQKPTNKHFTQSPKKSVADLLGSFEGKRRLLLITAPKAENNMYVQQRDEYLESFCKMATRKISVITIFGPVNNSTMKIDHFQLDNEKPMRVVDDEDLVDQHLISELRKEYGMTYNDFFMVLTDVDLRVKQYYEVPITMKSVFDLIDTFQSRIKDMEKQKKEGIVCKEDKKQSLENFLSRFRWRRRLLVISAPNDEDWAYSQQLSALSGQACNFGLRHITILKLLGVGEEVGGVLELFPINDKDIH, from the exons ATGACCTCCATGCATCGCAAAGTGGATTACACAATGACATGGAGAATGGGACCCCGTTTCACTATGCTGTTGGCCATGTGGCTAGTGTGTGGATCAGAACCCCACCCCCATGCCACTATTAGAGGCAGCCATGGAGGGCGGAAAGTGCCTTTGGTTTCTCCGGACAGCAGTAGGCCAGCTCGGTTTCTGAGGCACACTGGGAGGTCTCACGGAATTGAGAGATCCACTCTGGAGGAACCAAACCTTCAGCCTCTCCAGAGAAGGAGGAGTGTGCCCATGTTGAGACTGGCTCACCCAACAGAGCCGCCAGCGGGCTCGGACATCGATAGGGCCCCCATGAGACCTGAGCAAAGACCAGCAACCAGGAGCTCCCCGCGTGAGATGATCAGAGATGAGGGGTCCTCAGCTCGGTCAAGAATGTTGCGTTTCCCTTCGGGGTCCAGCTCTCCCAACATCCTTGCCAGCTTTGCAGGGAAGAACAGAGTATGGGTCATCTCAGCCCCTCATGCCTCGGAAGGCTACTACCGCCTCATGATGAGCCTGCTGAAGGACGATGTGTACTGTGAGCTGGCGGAGAGGCACATCCAACAGATTGTGCTCTTCCACCAGGCAGGTGAAGAAGGAGGCAAGGTGAGAAGGATCACCAGCGAGGGCCAGATCGTGGAGCAGCCCCTGGACCCTAGCCTCATCCCTAAGCTGATGAGTTTCCTGAAGCTGGAGAAGGGCAAGTTTGGCATGGTGCTGCTGAAGAAGACGCTGCAGGTGGAGGAGCGCTACCCATATCCCGTTAGGCTGGAAGCCATGTACGAGGTCATCGACCAAGGCCCCATCCGTAGGATCGAGAAGATCAGGCAGAAGGGCTTTGTCCAGAAATGTAAGGCCTCTGGTGTAGAGGGCCAGGTGGTGGCGGAGGGGAAGGACGGTGGTGGGGGAGCAGGAAGGCCAAGCCTGGGCAgcgagaagaagaaagaggaccCAAGGAGAGCACAAGCGCCACCAACCAGAGAAAGTCGGGTGAAGGTCCTGAGAAAACTGGCCGCCACTACACCAGCTTTGCCCCAACCTCCCTCAACCCCCAGAGCCACcacccttcctcctgctccagccacaaCGGTGACTCGGTCCACGTCCCGGGCGGTAACAGTTGCTGTAAGACCTATGACCACCACTGCCTTTCCCACCACGCAGCGGCCCTGGACCCCCTCACCCTCCCACGGGCCCCCTACAACCACTGAGGTGACCACTGCCAGGGGACCCTCAGTTTCAGAGAATCTTTACCCTCCATCCCGGAAGGATCCTCACAGGGAGAGGCCACAGACAACCAGGAGGCCCAGCAAGGCCACCAGCTTGGAGAGCTTCACAAATGCCCCTCCCACCACCGTCTCAGAGCCCAGCGCAAGGGCTGCTGGCCCAGGCCGTTTCCGGGACAACCGCATGGACAGGCGGGAACATGGCCACCGAGACCCAAATGTGGTGCCAGGTCCTCCCAAGCCAGCAAAGGAGAAACCTCCCAAAAAGAAGGCCCAGGACAAAATTCTTAGTAATGAGTATGAGGAGAAGTATGACCTCAGCCGGCCTACTGCCTCTCAGCTGGAGGAGGAGCTGCAGGTGGGGAATGTTCCCCTTAAAAAAGCAAAGGAATCTAAAAAGCATGAAAAGCTTGAGAAACccgagaaggagaagaaaaaaaagatgaagaatgaGAACGCAGACAAGTTACTTAAGAGTGAAAAGCAAATGAAGAAGTCTGAGAAAAAGagcaagcaagagaaagagaagagcaagaagaaaaaaggaggtaAAACAGAACAGGATGGCTATCAGAAACCCACCAACAAACACTTCACGCAGAGTCCCAAGAAGTCAGTGGCCGACTTGCTGGGATCCTTTGAAGGCAAACGAAGACTCCTT CTGATCACTGCTCCCAAGGCTGAGAACAATATGTATGTGCAACAACGTGATGAATATCTGGAAAGTTTCTGCAAGATGGCCACCAGGAAAATCTCTGTGATCACCATCTTCGGCCCTGTCAACAACAGCACCATGAAAATCGACCACTTTCAGCTAG ATAATGAGAAGCCCATGCGAGTGGTGGATGATGAAGACTTGGTAGACCAGCATCTCATCAGCGAGCTGAGGAAAGAGTACGGAATGACCTACAATGACTTCTTCATGGTGCTAACAGACGTGGATCTGAGAGTCAAG CAATACTATGAGGTGCCAATAACAATGAAGTCTGTGTTTGATCTGATCGATACTTTCCAGTCCCGAATCAAAGATATGGAGAAGCAGAAGAAGGAGGGCATTGTTTGCAAAGAGGACAAAAAGCAGTCCCTGGAGAACTTCCTATCCAG